The proteins below come from a single Acidobacteriota bacterium genomic window:
- a CDS encoding glycosyltransferase family 39 protein, which produces MKDFRKRKALAIAALLIIMAAAVFLRFHRLGDRALYGDEPYFTVVPATQPLPEILGVNYGSILYPAILHFLLPLGQLEFMARLPSAVFGILAVWILYRVGRLVFPRRKEALMAAVFGATSGWLIFFSQQARGYSGMVLFSLLALYCFLRAVKEDRAIFWAGYALSLSIGIYMHLFMLIILPVHAAYVGVLSAVSWWKTKRLRWDHPAVCLAVRFAAASVAAMIAVYFLYLPTRSNGIEQGDLFIFLKQASEGLMNGRTELALLPYSKEVISRLLDHATWPLLFFFKMLLAALGLAAFMKNKTREWILWILYLTLPLVLFVFSNPAAPYQTIQTNKFSFLAPILYLLMAGGFGAWDSVIAGRRLEIRRGSWYPAGRTILRIALVAAILSGELLGLLEFRSTIWKSRAFPRNAGIVDHMKDRIDNEELVLSDSPINSLAFVFAKPIAMPRTGRPRATFFEAPDFYFQWNANVPARLWMVLGDAPFHDDDARRLRDLSANIEIHSFSLYTLILYPDRDRTLMDKVSHLMRFFKTLPIGETKRLETDLFLAYTFLLAGANGEALAILDALGKDDPAGWAPQPGDWRLDIPNYVFGFLSGQIDKYLLHNADVAVGMDGAEEAQALLRRIRPLDDQTPSFRSSVHTIRGDVLRLKGMNDAAEKEYLKALESPESPLKEADLIRKIGRLRGMPSAFMISQDGRTCRIRWWSEERREFSGRIEISEKISRIRGFRLTKADSHLKDGRNIGFRGVSQKGMVKGLTIETRRHARIEMVLRIEGIRSLEDHMIVFPDGDNPRGLVIR; this is translated from the coding sequence GTGAAAGATTTCCGCAAGCGGAAAGCCCTCGCGATCGCCGCCCTCCTCATTATTATGGCGGCGGCGGTCTTTCTCCGTTTTCACCGGTTGGGGGACCGGGCCCTCTACGGCGACGAGCCCTATTTCACCGTCGTGCCGGCGACCCAGCCGCTGCCGGAGATCCTCGGCGTTAACTACGGCAGCATTCTTTACCCCGCCATCCTTCATTTCCTTCTGCCTCTGGGACAACTTGAATTCATGGCCCGGCTGCCCTCGGCCGTTTTCGGCATTCTCGCCGTTTGGATCCTTTACCGCGTCGGCCGACTGGTTTTCCCGAGGAGAAAGGAAGCCCTCATGGCCGCGGTTTTCGGCGCGACTTCGGGGTGGCTCATCTTTTTCTCCCAGCAGGCGCGTGGCTATTCGGGCATGGTGCTTTTTTCCCTTCTGGCGCTGTATTGCTTTCTTCGAGCCGTCAAGGAGGACCGTGCGATATTTTGGGCGGGTTATGCCCTGTCGCTTTCGATCGGGATCTATATGCATTTGTTCATGCTGATCATCTTGCCCGTTCATGCCGCCTACGTCGGCGTTCTGTCGGCCGTGAGTTGGTGGAAGACGAAGCGCCTGCGATGGGATCACCCGGCCGTGTGTCTCGCCGTGCGGTTTGCGGCGGCCTCGGTTGCGGCCATGATTGCCGTCTATTTCCTCTATCTCCCCACCCGAAGCAACGGAATCGAGCAGGGCGATTTGTTCATCTTTCTCAAGCAGGCCTCCGAGGGTCTGATGAACGGCCGGACCGAACTCGCCCTGCTTCCCTATTCCAAGGAAGTCATCTCCCGTCTGCTGGATCATGCAACCTGGCCCTTGCTTTTTTTCTTCAAGATGTTGCTTGCGGCCCTGGGCTTGGCCGCCTTTATGAAAAATAAAACCCGGGAGTGGATCCTCTGGATCCTGTACCTCACGCTTCCCTTGGTTTTATTTGTTTTCTCGAACCCGGCGGCTCCTTACCAGACCATCCAGACCAACAAGTTCAGTTTCCTGGCGCCCATCTTATATCTGCTGATGGCCGGGGGGTTCGGCGCATGGGATTCCGTTATCGCCGGCCGCCGGCTCGAAATCCGCCGGGGATCTTGGTATCCGGCGGGGCGGACCATCCTGCGGATTGCGTTGGTCGCCGCAATTCTTTCCGGGGAACTCCTGGGCCTCCTGGAGTTCAGGAGCACGATCTGGAAGTCGCGCGCGTTTCCCCGGAACGCGGGCATCGTCGATCACATGAAGGATCGAATCGACAATGAGGAGTTGGTCCTTTCCGACAGCCCTATCAATTCCCTGGCCTTTGTCTTTGCCAAACCGATCGCCATGCCGCGGACAGGCCGCCCGCGCGCTACATTTTTCGAAGCTCCGGATTTCTATTTTCAGTGGAATGCCAACGTCCCCGCGAGACTTTGGATGGTATTGGGCGACGCCCCGTTCCACGACGATGACGCCCGGCGCCTCCGAGACCTGTCCGCGAACATTGAAATTCACAGTTTTTCCCTCTATACGCTCATCTTGTATCCGGACAGGGACCGGACTCTCATGGACAAAGTCAGCCATCTCATGCGGTTCTTCAAAACACTGCCGATAGGGGAGACGAAGCGCCTGGAAACCGATCTTTTTCTTGCTTATACGTTCCTGCTCGCCGGAGCAAATGGGGAAGCTCTGGCGATTCTGGATGCCCTGGGAAAGGACGACCCGGCGGGATGGGCGCCGCAGCCGGGGGATTGGCGGCTCGATATCCCTAACTACGTCTTCGGTTTCCTGAGCGGGCAGATCGACAAGTATCTTCTTCACAATGCCGACGTTGCTGTAGGGATGGACGGTGCGGAGGAAGCCCAGGCACTTCTGCGGAGAATCAGGCCCCTGGACGATCAAACCCCGTCGTTTCGATCCTCGGTGCACACCATACGCGGCGATGTGCTCCGGCTCAAGGGCATGAATGACGCCGCGGAAAAGGAGTACCTGAAGGCGCTGGAATCGCCCGAATCGCCTTTGAAGGAAGCGGACCTGATTCGGAAGATCGGACGTCTCCGCGGCATGCCCTCGGCCTTCATGATAAGCCAGGACGGCCGGACATGCCGCATCCGCTGGTGGAGCGAAGAGAGACGGGAATTTTCCGGCCGAATCGAAATTTCCGAGAAGATAAGCCGGATCCGCGGGTTCCGGTTGACGAAGGCCGATTCCCATCTCAAGGATGGACGGAACATCGGTTTCCGAGGTGTTTCTCAGAAAGGCATGGTCAAGGGCCTGACCATCGAGACGCGCCGTCACGCCCGCATCGAAATGGTGCTCCGGATCGAAGGGATCCGTTCACTCGAGGACCATATGATTGTGTTTCCGGACGGGGACAACCCCCGGGGCTTGGTAATCAGATA